The following coding sequences are from one Litorilinea aerophila window:
- a CDS encoding aldo/keto reductase — protein MNTVEFANTGVHVSEMCLGTMMFGSRCDVAEADRILGACLDQGVNFIDTAAMYGNGETERILGQIMKGRREKLFLATKVHKGVDRRSILESIDESLARLQTDYVDLYLIHWPVEGMRPLEIMEALNQVVTQGKARFVGCCNYPAWLLAHSNAIAARNGWAPLVCNQVAYNIIERGVEVEILPQAMAEGIAITAYRPLVQGLLTGKYRWGQPLPENSRGQTSAQLITWLSQYGEGVERFIRFAEARGITPVQLAIAWVRYSPAVTSPIVGVSSLSQLQATIDAFAWDLSPEDYETVTAFFNTEVKEEGLQRFPGLRYNFPRLRRNLHLLGM, from the coding sequence ATGAACACTGTTGAATTTGCCAACACGGGCGTCCATGTCTCGGAAATGTGTCTGGGCACCATGATGTTCGGCAGCCGCTGCGACGTCGCGGAGGCAGACCGCATCCTGGGCGCCTGCCTGGACCAGGGCGTCAATTTCATCGACACCGCGGCCATGTACGGCAACGGGGAGACGGAGCGCATCCTGGGCCAGATTATGAAGGGCCGGCGGGAGAAGCTCTTCCTGGCCACCAAGGTTCACAAGGGCGTGGACCGCCGCAGCATCCTGGAGAGCATCGACGAGAGCCTGGCCCGCCTCCAGACCGACTACGTGGACCTCTATCTGATCCACTGGCCGGTGGAGGGGATGCGCCCCCTGGAGATCATGGAGGCGCTGAACCAGGTGGTGACCCAGGGCAAGGCTCGCTTCGTGGGCTGCTGCAACTATCCGGCCTGGCTACTGGCCCACTCCAACGCCATCGCTGCCCGCAACGGATGGGCGCCCCTGGTCTGCAACCAGGTGGCCTACAACATCATCGAGCGGGGGGTAGAGGTCGAGATCCTGCCCCAGGCCATGGCCGAGGGCATCGCCATCACCGCCTACCGGCCCCTGGTCCAGGGCCTGCTCACGGGCAAATATCGTTGGGGCCAGCCCCTGCCGGAGAATTCCCGGGGGCAGACCAGCGCGCAGCTCATCACCTGGCTGTCCCAGTATGGGGAGGGGGTGGAGCGCTTCATCCGTTTCGCCGAAGCCCGGGGCATCACGCCGGTGCAGCTGGCCATCGCCTGGGTCCGCTATTCGCCGGCTGTCACCTCGCCCATCGTGGGCGTCAGCTCCCTGTCCCAGCTCCAGGCCACCATCGACGCCTTCGCCTGGGACCTGAGCCCGGAGGATTACGAAACGGTCACCGCGTTTTTCAACACCGAGGTCAAAGAAGAGGGGTTGCAACGCTTCCCGGGGCTACGCTACAACTTCCCCCGTTTGCGCCGCAATCTGCATTTGTTGGGGATGTAG